The following are encoded in a window of Citrobacter freundii genomic DNA:
- the metC gene encoding cystathionine beta-lyase, whose amino-acid sequence MADKHLETKLVQAGRSKKYTQGSVNSVIQRASSLVFESVEAKKQATHNRANGALFYGRRGTLTHFSLQEAMCELEGGAGCALFPCGAAAVANTILAFVEHGDHVLMTNTAYEPSQDFCTKILGKLGVTTGWFDPLVGADIVKHIQPNTKVVFLESPGSVTMEVHDVPAIVAAVRSVAPDAIIMIDNTWAAGVLFNALDFGIDISIQAGTKYLIGHSDAMVGTAVSNARCWDQLRENAYLMGQMLDADTAYMTSRGLRTLGVRLRQHHESSLKVAEWLADHPQVARVNHPALPGSKGHEFWKRDFTGSSGLFSFVLNKKLNNDELSAYLDHFTLFSMAYSWGGFESLILANQPEHIAAIRPEGNVDFSGTLIRLHIGLENVDDLIADLAAGFARIE is encoded by the coding sequence ATGGCAGACAAGCATCTTGAGACCAAACTCGTTCAGGCAGGACGCAGTAAAAAGTACACGCAGGGTTCCGTCAACAGCGTGATCCAACGCGCCTCTTCACTGGTATTCGAATCCGTTGAGGCTAAAAAACAGGCCACCCACAACCGCGCTAACGGCGCACTTTTTTACGGACGCCGCGGCACGCTGACACATTTCTCCCTGCAGGAAGCCATGTGTGAGCTGGAAGGCGGCGCGGGTTGCGCCCTGTTTCCCTGCGGCGCCGCAGCCGTTGCCAACACGATTTTGGCCTTTGTTGAACACGGCGACCACGTGCTAATGACCAACACGGCCTATGAGCCGAGCCAGGATTTTTGCACGAAAATCCTCGGCAAGCTCGGCGTAACCACCGGCTGGTTCGATCCGTTAGTCGGTGCCGATATTGTGAAGCACATTCAGCCGAACACCAAAGTGGTATTTCTGGAATCTCCCGGCTCCGTCACTATGGAAGTGCATGATGTTCCGGCGATTGTCGCCGCCGTCAGAAGCGTAGCGCCGGACGCCATCATCATGATCGATAACACCTGGGCTGCCGGGGTGCTGTTCAATGCGCTGGATTTTGGAATCGACATCTCAATTCAGGCGGGCACCAAATACCTGATTGGCCATTCCGATGCAATGGTCGGTACGGCGGTATCAAATGCCCGCTGCTGGGACCAACTGCGCGAAAACGCCTATTTAATGGGGCAAATGCTGGATGCCGATACCGCCTATATGACCAGCCGCGGACTGCGGACTCTGGGCGTTCGTCTGCGCCAGCATCACGAAAGCAGCCTGAAGGTTGCCGAATGGCTGGCCGATCATCCGCAGGTCGCCCGCGTCAACCACCCCGCGCTTCCCGGCAGCAAAGGGCACGAATTCTGGAAACGTGATTTTACCGGCAGCAGCGGTCTGTTCTCGTTTGTGTTGAATAAGAAGCTGAACAATGACGAGCTATCAGCGTATTTGGATCACTTTACGCTGTTCAGCATGGCCTACTCCTGGGGCGGGTTTGAATCACTGATTCTGGCCAATCAACCCGAACACATTGCCGCCATCCGTCCTGAAGGCAACGTGGACTTCAGCGGAACGCTCATCCGTTTACACATCGGTTTAGAAAATGTTGACGATCTGATTGCGGATTTAGCCGCAGGATTCGCCCGAATCGAGTAA
- the exbB gene encoding tol-pal system-associated acyl-CoA thioesterase, translating to MGNNLMQTDLSVWGMYQHADIVVKCVMIGLILASVVTWAIFFSKSLEFFTQKRRLKREQQLLADARSLDQASEIAAGFDAKSLGAMLINEAQNELELSEGSDDNEGIKERTGFRLERRVAAVGRHMGRGNGYLATIGAISPFVGLFGTVWGIMNSFIGIAQTQTTNLAVVAPGIAEALLATAIGLVAAIPAVVIYNIFARQIGSYKAMLGDVAAQVLLLQSRDLDLSASAAAHPVRAAQKLRVG from the coding sequence GTGGGTAATAATTTGATGCAGACGGACCTTTCCGTCTGGGGTATGTATCAGCACGCCGATATCGTGGTTAAGTGCGTGATGATTGGGCTAATTTTGGCGTCCGTGGTCACCTGGGCTATCTTCTTCAGTAAGAGCCTTGAGTTCTTTACGCAGAAGCGTCGTCTTAAGCGCGAACAGCAACTGCTGGCAGATGCCCGCTCTTTAGACCAGGCAAGTGAGATTGCCGCTGGATTCGATGCCAAAAGCCTGGGCGCAATGTTAATTAACGAAGCGCAGAACGAGCTGGAACTGTCAGAAGGCAGCGATGACAACGAAGGGATTAAAGAGCGTACCGGGTTCCGCCTGGAACGTCGCGTTGCAGCTGTAGGGCGTCATATGGGGCGGGGTAATGGATACCTGGCGACCATTGGGGCTATCTCTCCCTTTGTGGGTCTGTTCGGTACAGTATGGGGCATCATGAATAGCTTCATCGGTATTGCACAAACGCAAACGACGAACCTGGCCGTGGTTGCGCCGGGGATTGCAGAAGCGCTGTTAGCCACCGCGATTGGTTTGGTTGCCGCTATACCTGCTGTTGTTATCTACAACATCTTCGCCCGTCAGATTGGCAGCTACAAAGCCATGCTGGGTGATGTTGCGGCACAGGTGCTGTTATTGCAAAGTCGCGATCTTGACCTGAGTGCAAGCGCTGCGGCGCATCCGGTACGCGCTGCGCAGAAATTACGTGTAGGATAA
- the exbD gene encoding TonB system transport protein ExbD yields MAMSFNENLDDNGEMHDINVTPFIDVMLVLLIIFMVAAPLATVDVKVNLPASTSTPQPRPEKPVYLSVKADNTMFIGNDQVTDETMINALNTLTEGKKDTTIFFRADKTVDYETMMKVMDTLHQAGFLKIGLVGEETVKAK; encoded by the coding sequence ATGGCAATGAGTTTTAATGAAAACCTGGACGATAACGGTGAAATGCACGACATCAACGTCACGCCGTTTATCGATGTTATGTTGGTGTTGTTGATCATTTTTATGGTGGCCGCGCCGCTGGCAACGGTGGATGTGAAGGTGAATCTACCGGCTTCGACCAGCACGCCGCAACCGCGTCCTGAAAAACCGGTTTATCTGTCAGTGAAAGCGGATAACACGATGTTTATCGGCAACGATCAGGTGACCGATGAAACCATGATTAACGCGCTAAACACGCTGACAGAAGGCAAGAAAGACACCACTATCTTCTTCCGGGCTGATAAAACTGTCGACTATGAAACCATGATGAAAGTGATGGATACGCTGCATCAGGCAGGTTTCCTGAAGATTGGTTTGGTTGGTGAAGAGACCGTGAAAGCGAAGTAA
- a CDS encoding cytoplasmic protein, protein MKDIEDNNVYLALDNHKSDEFVLKQNLDILIANKNATLESVAQEMVSIPAALVRMKWQNRREIYALQAKEEIYGATIEAIIAQQPALRDKIMARLESAYQHLLARETATLRLTRKLSEGSYAATRVTTVALDEKK, encoded by the coding sequence ATGAAAGATATTGAGGATAACAACGTTTATTTGGCTTTAGACAACCATAAAAGTGACGAATTTGTCTTAAAGCAGAATCTGGATATCTTAATTGCCAATAAAAATGCCACGCTGGAGAGCGTGGCTCAGGAAATGGTATCAATACCCGCAGCCCTGGTACGCATGAAGTGGCAAAACCGCCGGGAAATCTATGCTCTGCAAGCCAAAGAAGAGATCTACGGTGCCACCATTGAAGCCATTATTGCCCAACAGCCGGCGCTGCGGGACAAAATCATGGCCCGTCTGGAAAGCGCGTACCAGCATTTACTCGCGCGAGAAACGGCGACATTGCGCCTGACGCGTAAGCTATCTGAAGGGAGTTATGCCGCGACCAGAGTCACTACCGTCGCGCTGGACGAAAAGAAATGA
- a CDS encoding ESA_00282 family adhesion-associated protein — MNSIFYSVITLLLLTCGVLVLMRGANKNRSNEELTSYPKLETLSKEEGEDHFSALMNSITPVWYWRVNHEYIDFIHSTIKRMTMVELNETPGLFDAQRRCSDLNSAVYKYYDNIKKRCLSGEKVPHADLDVLNLRQCFREFSLEAYPALVALVWPELQRPPINAEEV, encoded by the coding sequence ATGAACAGTATATTTTATTCTGTTATTACCCTGCTATTGCTTACCTGCGGGGTTCTTGTGCTGATGCGCGGTGCAAATAAAAATCGATCGAATGAGGAACTTACCTCTTATCCCAAACTGGAAACGCTTAGCAAAGAAGAGGGGGAAGATCATTTCTCAGCATTGATGAATTCGATTACGCCGGTATGGTATTGGCGGGTCAATCATGAATATATTGATTTTATCCACTCGACAATAAAGCGTATGACCATGGTGGAGTTAAATGAAACGCCAGGGCTATTTGATGCACAGCGGCGCTGCAGCGATCTCAATTCAGCGGTCTACAAATATTACGACAACATCAAAAAACGCTGCCTGAGCGGAGAGAAAGTCCCGCACGCCGATTTAGATGTGCTCAATTTGCGTCAATGTTTCAGGGAGTTCAGCCTGGAAGCCTATCCTGCACTCGTCGCACTGGTGTGGCCAGAGCTCCAGCGCCCGCCCATTAATGCCGAAGAGGTTTGA
- a CDS encoding TIGR00645 family protein translates to MERFLENAMYASRWLLAPVYFGLSLALVALALKFFQEIFHVLPNIFSMAEADLILVLLSLVDMTLVGGLLVMVMFSGYENFVSQLDITEGKEKLSWLGKMDATSLKNKVAASIVAISSIHLLRIFMDAKNVPDNKLMWYVIIHLTFVLSAFVMGYLDRLTRHKH, encoded by the coding sequence ATGGAACGTTTTCTGGAAAACGCAATGTACGCGTCCCGCTGGCTGCTTGCTCCCGTGTATTTTGGCCTTTCTCTTGCTTTGGTTGCCCTGGCGCTGAAATTCTTTCAGGAGATCTTTCACGTTCTGCCCAATATCTTTTCGATGGCAGAAGCCGATCTCATTCTGGTACTACTGTCGCTGGTCGATATGACCCTGGTCGGTGGGTTGCTGGTCATGGTGATGTTCTCCGGCTACGAGAATTTTGTCTCACAACTGGATATTACTGAAGGCAAAGAGAAGCTGAGCTGGCTGGGTAAGATGGATGCCACGTCACTGAAGAATAAGGTTGCGGCGTCTATCGTGGCCATTTCTTCCATCCATTTATTGCGTATTTTTATGGATGCTAAAAATGTCCCTGATAACAAGCTAATGTGGTACGTCATTATCCACCTGACCTTTGTGCTCTCAGCCTTTGTGATGGGGTATCTGGATCGACTGACGCGCCACAAACACTAA
- a CDS encoding aldo/keto reductase, which translates to MAWFANPERYEQMLYRYCGRSGLRLPALSLGLWHSFGHVQALDSQRALLRKAFDLGITHFDLANNYGPPPGSAEENFGRLLREDFAQYRDELIISTKAGYDMWPGPYGSGGSRKYLLASLDQSLKRMGLDYVDIFYSHRVDESTPMEETAAALAHAVQSGKALYVGISSYSPERTQIMADLLREWKIPLLIHQPSYNLLNRWVDSSGLLDTLDTNGIGCIAFTPLAQGLLTGKYLNGIPEGSRMQREGKKARGLTENMLTEENLNSLRLLNEMAQRRGQSMAQMALSWLLKDNRVTSVLIGASRPEQLEENVQALNNLAFSAEELAQIDKHVTDGKLNLWQASSDK; encoded by the coding sequence ATGGCCTGGTTTGCCAACCCTGAACGTTATGAGCAAATGCTCTATCGCTACTGTGGTCGCAGCGGTTTGCGCTTGCCTGCACTGTCGCTGGGTTTATGGCACAGTTTTGGACACGTCCAAGCACTGGATTCACAGCGTGCCCTGCTGCGTAAAGCATTTGATTTAGGCATCACGCATTTCGATTTAGCCAATAACTACGGGCCGCCGCCGGGCAGCGCTGAAGAAAACTTCGGCCGATTATTGCGTGAGGATTTCGCGCAGTACCGTGACGAATTAATCATCTCTACCAAGGCTGGCTACGACATGTGGCCGGGACCGTACGGTTCTGGCGGCTCGCGTAAGTATCTGCTTGCCAGCCTCGACCAGAGTCTGAAACGCATGGGCCTCGATTACGTCGACATTTTCTATTCTCACCGCGTTGACGAAAGCACGCCAATGGAAGAGACCGCCGCGGCGCTGGCTCACGCCGTGCAAAGTGGCAAAGCGTTGTATGTTGGTATTTCATCTTATTCCCCGGAGCGCACGCAAATAATGGCCGACCTGCTGCGGGAATGGAAAATTCCGCTGCTGATCCACCAACCGTCCTACAACCTGCTTAATCGCTGGGTCGACAGCAGTGGCCTGCTGGATACGCTGGACACAAACGGTATTGGTTGCATCGCCTTTACCCCGCTGGCTCAGGGGTTGCTGACGGGGAAATACCTGAACGGTATTCCAGAAGGTTCGCGTATGCAGCGTGAAGGGAAAAAAGCCCGTGGCCTGACGGAAAATATGCTGACGGAAGAAAATCTTAACAGCCTACGGTTGCTGAACGAGATGGCGCAACGGCGTGGACAGTCGATGGCGCAAATGGCATTGAGCTGGTTACTCAAAGATAACCGCGTGACGTCAGTGTTAATTGGCGCCAGCCGTCCCGAGCAGTTAGAAGAAAACGTTCAAGCGTTGAATAACCTGGCATTCAGCGCTGAAGAACTGGCGCAGATAGATAAGCACGTCACCGACGGCAAGCTCAATCTGTGGCAGGCCTCATCAGATAAATAA
- a CDS encoding methyl-accepting chemotaxis protein, translating to MRLLQNFTIRIVMLAILGLFCLLWSGVGLFSLHSLSKISEGNEIDRHLVQQMTVLSQGNDQYFRFVTRLSRAVDVKIGGGTPDFGPAQQSLDGMRKKLEQMKTLSPGPMDAEIATAVLTTWQALLEKGVIPQMQLAQQGSLTAWSEHASTVTPALSRDFGASAERFNTAAGKRLDATRIMVDGKTSIIRTLIITAVILGIAILIFTDRYLVAMMVKPLARIRQQFRQIAHGDLSHPIEEFGRNCVGQLVPLLSAMQDSLREAVSTIRSGSDNIWRGATEISSGNNDLSSRTEEQAAALEETAASMEQLTATVKLNAENAREASQLADTASETAGKGSTLVSQVVDTMDGIAASSKQIAEITSVINSIAFQTNILALNAAVEAARAGEQGRGFAVVAGEVRNLASRSAGAAKEIETLIGESARRVDQGARLVKETGLTMDAILRGATEVTAIMKQIASASEEQNKGISQVSVAITQMDSVTQQNAALVEQVSAAAVALERQTEDLQRAVQQFRLSASDVQHAPTNTVLPTEESAAPKASKPDEWVAF from the coding sequence ATGCGTTTGCTGCAAAACTTCACTATTCGTATTGTCATGCTGGCAATACTGGGACTATTTTGCCTGCTCTGGTCGGGCGTGGGGTTATTTAGTCTCCATTCGTTATCTAAAATATCAGAAGGCAATGAGATTGATCGTCATCTCGTACAGCAGATGACGGTTCTTAGTCAGGGGAACGATCAGTACTTTCGCTTTGTCACGCGACTAAGCCGAGCTGTGGATGTCAAAATCGGCGGCGGAACGCCTGACTTTGGTCCGGCTCAGCAATCTCTGGATGGCATGCGTAAAAAACTTGAGCAGATGAAAACGCTGTCGCCGGGGCCGATGGATGCGGAAATTGCCACCGCGGTGCTGACGACGTGGCAAGCGCTGCTGGAGAAAGGTGTGATCCCGCAGATGCAACTGGCGCAGCAGGGATCGCTTACCGCATGGTCAGAGCATGCCAGCACTGTTACACCGGCGCTAAGCCGCGATTTTGGTGCCAGCGCCGAGCGGTTTAATACCGCCGCCGGTAAGCGACTGGATGCGACGCGCATTATGGTCGACGGTAAAACATCGATTATCCGCACCTTGATTATCACCGCCGTTATCCTCGGTATTGCCATTCTTATCTTTACCGACCGCTATCTTGTGGCAATGATGGTGAAGCCGCTGGCACGCATTCGCCAGCAGTTCCGCCAGATTGCCCACGGCGACCTTAGCCATCCGATTGAAGAATTTGGTCGTAATTGCGTAGGGCAACTGGTGCCTTTACTCAGTGCGATGCAGGACAGCCTGCGTGAAGCCGTCAGTACGATTCGGTCAGGCAGTGACAACATCTGGCGCGGCGCGACGGAGATTTCCAGCGGCAATAACGATCTTTCTTCGCGTACGGAAGAGCAGGCCGCAGCGCTGGAAGAGACCGCCGCCAGCATGGAGCAACTCACCGCCACGGTGAAACTGAATGCTGAGAATGCGCGCGAGGCCAGCCAGCTTGCCGATACGGCATCAGAAACGGCGGGCAAAGGCAGCACGCTGGTTTCGCAGGTAGTGGATACCATGGACGGGATTGCTGCCAGTTCTAAGCAGATCGCCGAAATTACCTCAGTTATTAACAGCATCGCATTCCAGACCAACATCCTGGCGCTCAACGCCGCCGTCGAAGCGGCCCGAGCGGGCGAACAGGGCCGTGGTTTTGCGGTGGTTGCCGGTGAGGTGCGAAATCTTGCCAGCCGCAGCGCAGGCGCGGCGAAAGAGATTGAGACGTTGATTGGCGAGTCGGCGCGCCGTGTCGATCAGGGCGCGCGTCTGGTCAAGGAGACCGGCTTGACGATGGACGCTATTCTGCGCGGAGCAACCGAAGTGACGGCAATTATGAAACAAATTGCCTCCGCCTCTGAAGAGCAGAATAAAGGCATCTCACAGGTGAGCGTCGCGATCACACAAATGGACAGCGTGACCCAACAAAACGCCGCGCTGGTGGAGCAGGTATCGGCGGCGGCAGTGGCGTTGGAGCGACAAACCGAAGACCTGCAGCGTGCCGTTCAGCAGTTCCGGCTTTCCGCAAGTGACGTGCAGCATGCACCAACCAACACCGTTTTACCCACCGAAGAAAGCGCTGCGCCTAAAGCATCTAAACCGGATGAATGGGTGGCCTTTTAA
- a CDS encoding DUF2623 family protein, whose protein sequence is MDNHFGKGLMAGLNASSADSARTVANFCADYKRGFVLGFSHRMFERTGDRQLSAWEAGILTRRYGLDKEMVMDFFKENQSSTTIRFFMAGYRLEA, encoded by the coding sequence ATGGATAACCATTTTGGAAAAGGCCTGATGGCAGGATTAAACGCCTCAAGTGCAGATAGCGCGCGAACGGTGGCGAATTTTTGTGCTGACTATAAGCGTGGCTTTGTGCTGGGCTTTTCACATCGGATGTTTGAACGAACGGGCGATCGGCAACTGAGTGCGTGGGAGGCGGGGATCCTCACGCGCCGCTACGGGCTGGATAAAGAAATGGTGATGGATTTCTTCAAGGAGAACCAGTCCAGTACAACAATTCGCTTTTTCATGGCCGGTTATCGGCTCGAAGCTTGA
- the hybO gene encoding hydrogenase 2 small subunit — translation MTGDNSLINSNGINRRDFMKLCAALAATMGLSSKAAAEMAESVSRPQRPPVIWIGAQECTGCTESLLRATHPTVENLVLETISLEYHEVLSAAFGHQVEENKHNALEKYKGQYVLVVDGSIPLKDNGVYCMVAGEPIVDHIRKAAEGAAAIIAIGSCAAWGGVAAAGVNPTGAVGLQEVLPGKTIINIPGCPPNPHNFLATVAHIITYGKPPKLDAKNRPTFAYGRLIHEHCERRPHFDAGRFAKEFGDEGHREGWCLYHLGCKGPETYGNCSTLQFCDVGGVWPVAIGHPCYGCNEEGVGFHKGIHQLASVENQTPRSEKPDVNLKEGGNISAGAIGLLGGVVGLVAGVSVMAVRELGRQQKKDNADSRGE, via the coding sequence ATGACTGGAGATAACTCTCTCATCAATTCGAACGGCATCAATCGCCGTGATTTCATGAAGCTTTGTGCAGCATTGGCCGCTACCATGGGGCTGAGTAGCAAAGCCGCCGCAGAAATGGCGGAATCAGTATCCCGCCCTCAGCGCCCGCCGGTTATCTGGATAGGTGCTCAGGAGTGTACGGGCTGTACTGAATCGCTACTTCGTGCGACACACCCTACCGTGGAAAACCTCGTCCTGGAGACGATCTCTCTGGAATACCATGAGGTGCTTTCCGCCGCCTTCGGCCACCAGGTCGAAGAGAACAAACATAACGCTCTGGAGAAGTACAAAGGGCAGTATGTTCTGGTCGTAGATGGTTCTATCCCACTGAAAGATAACGGTGTTTACTGCATGGTTGCCGGTGAGCCTATTGTGGATCATATCCGCAAGGCGGCCGAAGGCGCTGCGGCGATCATTGCTATCGGCTCATGTGCCGCATGGGGTGGTGTTGCTGCCGCAGGCGTTAACCCAACGGGGGCAGTTGGCTTGCAGGAAGTCCTGCCAGGCAAAACCATCATCAATATCCCAGGCTGTCCGCCGAACCCGCATAACTTCCTCGCAACGGTCGCACACATCATCACCTACGGTAAGCCACCGAAGCTGGATGCGAAAAACCGTCCAACGTTTGCCTACGGTCGTCTGATCCACGAACACTGCGAGCGTCGTCCGCACTTTGATGCGGGTCGTTTTGCTAAAGAGTTCGGCGATGAAGGCCATCGTGAAGGCTGGTGCCTCTACCATCTGGGCTGTAAAGGGCCAGAAACCTACGGCAACTGCTCAACGTTACAGTTCTGTGATGTTGGCGGCGTGTGGCCAGTGGCGATCGGTCACCCTTGCTACGGCTGTAACGAAGAAGGCGTCGGTTTCCATAAAGGCATTCACCAACTCGCTTCTGTGGAAAACCAAACTCCGCGTTCAGAGAAGCCGGATGTCAACCTGAAAGAAGGTGGCAACATTTCTGCTGGGGCTATTGGGCTGCTGGGTGGCGTAGTAGGACTGGTGGCCGGCGTCAGCGTGATGGCGGTACGTGAACTGGGACGTCAGCAAAAGAAAGATAACGCTGACTCACGGGGAGAATAA
- the hybA gene encoding hydrogenase 2 operon protein HybA: MNRRNFIKAASGGALLLGAAPSVSHAAAENRPPIPGSLGMLYDSTLCVGCQACVTKCQDINFPARNPEGEQTWSNNDKLSPYTNNIIQVWRSGTGVNKDQEQNGYAYIKKQCMHCVDPNCVSVCPVSALKKDPKTGIVHYDKDVCTGCRYCMVACPYNVPKYDYNNPFGALHKCELCNQKGVERLDKGGLPGCVEVCPAGAVIFGTREELMAEAKKRLALKPGSEYHYPRQTVKDSDTYLHTVPKYYPHLYGEKEGGGTQVLVLTGVPYENLDLPQLADLSTGARSEHVQHSLYKGMILPLAALAGITVLVRRNMKNDHHDGGDDHES; this comes from the coding sequence GTGAACAGACGTAACTTTATTAAAGCAGCTTCTGGCGGAGCATTGCTGTTGGGCGCTGCGCCGTCCGTCAGCCATGCGGCTGCAGAAAACCGTCCGCCGATCCCGGGTTCCCTTGGGATGCTGTATGACTCGACGCTGTGTGTCGGCTGTCAGGCCTGTGTCACCAAGTGTCAGGACATCAACTTCCCAGCGCGCAACCCTGAGGGGGAGCAAACCTGGTCGAACAACGACAAACTGTCACCGTACACCAATAACATCATTCAGGTGTGGCGTAGTGGAACAGGCGTTAACAAAGACCAGGAGCAGAACGGCTACGCGTACATCAAGAAACAGTGTATGCACTGCGTCGATCCGAACTGCGTTTCTGTTTGTCCGGTCTCCGCGCTGAAAAAAGATCCGAAAACCGGCATCGTCCACTATGACAAAGATGTCTGTACCGGTTGCCGTTACTGCATGGTCGCTTGCCCGTACAACGTGCCTAAATACGACTACAACAACCCGTTTGGTGCACTCCATAAGTGCGAGCTGTGTAACCAGAAAGGTGTAGAGCGCCTGGATAAAGGTGGTTTACCGGGCTGTGTTGAAGTGTGTCCTGCCGGTGCGGTGATATTTGGTACGCGCGAAGAGCTGATGGCTGAGGCGAAAAAACGACTGGCGCTGAAGCCTGGCAGCGAATACCACTATCCGCGTCAGACGGTGAAAGACAGCGATACCTATCTGCACACGGTGCCGAAATATTACCCGCACCTGTACGGCGAGAAAGAAGGCGGCGGTACGCAGGTATTGGTACTGACGGGCGTTCCTTATGAAAATCTGGATCTCCCACAGCTGGCTGATCTGTCAACCGGTGCGCGTTCTGAGCATGTTCAACATTCCCTGTATAAGGGCATGATTTTACCCCTGGCAGCGCTGGCGGGCATAACCGTGCTGGTTCGTCGTAATATGAAAAACGACCATCACGATGGAGGAGACGATCATGAGTCATGA
- the hybB gene encoding Ni/Fe-hydrogenase cytochrome b subunit — translation MSHDPKPLGGRIISKPVIIFGPLIVLCMLLIVKRLVFGLGSVSDLNGGFPWGVWIAFDLLIGTGFACGGWALAWAVYVFNKGEYHPLVRPALLASLFGYSLGGLSITIDVGRYWNLPYFYIPGHFNVNSVLFETAVCMTIYIGIMALEFAPALFERLGWKVSLKRLNKVMFFIIALGALLPTMHQSSMGSLMISAGNKVHPLWQAYEMLPLFSVLTAFIMGFSIVIFEGSLVQSGLKGNGPDEKSLFIKLTNTISVLLAIFVVLRFGELIYRDKLSYAFAGDFYSAMFWLEVVLMVFPLVVLRIAKLRNDSRMLYLSALSALLGCATWRLSYSLVAFNPGGGYHYFPTWEELLISIGFVAIEICAYIVLIRLLPILPPLKQNDQNRHEASKA, via the coding sequence ATGAGTCATGATCCTAAACCGCTGGGCGGAAGAATAATCAGCAAGCCGGTCATTATTTTTGGGCCGTTAATCGTCCTGTGTATGCTCCTGATCGTAAAACGTCTGGTCTTCGGGTTGGGCTCAGTCTCCGATCTGAACGGTGGATTCCCGTGGGGTGTATGGATCGCGTTTGACCTGTTGATCGGCACCGGTTTTGCCTGTGGCGGTTGGGCACTGGCATGGGCGGTCTATGTTTTCAACAAAGGGGAATATCACCCGCTGGTGCGCCCAGCCTTGTTGGCGAGCCTGTTTGGTTATTCTCTGGGTGGCCTGTCGATCACCATCGACGTCGGTCGTTACTGGAACCTGCCGTACTTCTACATTCCGGGCCACTTTAACGTGAACTCGGTGCTGTTCGAAACGGCAGTCTGTATGACCATTTATATCGGCATCATGGCGCTGGAATTTGCGCCGGCCTTGTTTGAACGCCTGGGGTGGAAAGTTTCGCTCAAGCGTCTGAACAAAGTGATGTTCTTTATTATCGCCCTCGGCGCACTGCTGCCGACAATGCACCAGTCTTCAATGGGTTCATTGATGATTTCTGCCGGTAATAAGGTGCATCCACTGTGGCAAGCCTATGAAATGCTGCCGCTATTCTCGGTGCTTACCGCCTTTATAATGGGCTTCTCGATCGTCATCTTTGAAGGTTCGCTGGTACAAAGCGGCCTGAAAGGTAATGGGCCGGACGAGAAGAGTTTGTTCATCAAACTGACGAATACGATTAGCGTCCTGCTGGCGATCTTCGTAGTTCTACGCTTTGGTGAACTGATCTATCGGGACAAGTTGTCGTATGCGTTTGCAGGCGATTTCTACTCAGCCATGTTCTGGCTTGAGGTTGTGCTGATGGTCTTCCCGCTGGTGGTACTGCGTATCGCGAAACTGCGAAATGACTCGCGCATGCTGTACCTGTCTGCGCTGAGCGCATTGCTGGGTTGTGCAACATGGCGTCTGTCCTATTCGCTGGTGGCGTTCAATCCTGGTGGTGGCTACCACTACTTCCCGACCTGGGAAGAACTGTTGATTTCTATTGGTTTTGTGGCTATTGAGATTTGTGCATACATCGTACTCATTCGTCTACTGCCGATACTTCCTCCTTTAAAACAAAACGATCAAAATCGTCATGAGGCGAGCAAAGCATGA